Part of the Pseudomonas baltica genome is shown below.
GCCGAAGCTGTTGTTGGCGGCGAAGGCCAGTACCGATACACCCCAGATGCGCCCGAGGATTTCGATGAACGCCACAGCGATGGCGATGCGCGACAATGCATGCAACAGGCTGCGCAGCAGCTCGCGGTAAGGCCGGATCTGCTCGGCGGCGGCCTGTTCATGGGGCCGGAACACATGATGCATCAACGTGCTGGCGAACACCGCGCTGACCAGCAGCACGGTCGTCATCAACGCGCGCTGCAGAGTGGCCTGGCTGTTCTCCTGGGCACCGATCAAATGCACCAGCGAAACCAGAATCATCAACAGGATCGGCCAGTACCAAAGGCCCGAGAAAATTCGCAGGGTCTCCTGGATGGCGCGGTGTTCGTGACGCTGCTTGAGCGGACGGTTGCGAATCAGGTGGGCCACCGGCCGGCGCACATGGATCACCAGGGCGGCGAACATCAAGGTCGCGACCAGCCCGGTGAACACCGCCAGGCTACTGGCCAGGTTGCCGCCAAACTGACGAGCGATCTGCGGGCTGTCGAAGGCATCGCTCAACGCTGCCAGAAAGCCGATGGCAAACAGGCGCAGGGGCGCGTAATTGCGCAATATCTGCACAGCGCGGTGCTTGTGGCCGACATCGAAGAGGGTGATGACGCAGAGGATCAGGGTGGTGGAAAAAATCCCGCTGGTGGTGGAGTAGGCCAGGCACAAGGCAAGGGCACGGGTCACCGACAGGTCCAGCTGATGGCTCACTGCCAAAGTCACGGGCAGGCTGGCCATGGCCGGTAAAGTCCACGCCAGTAGATAGCCCAGCAGCCCCAGTATGCGGACGCGTGCGCGGAAAAACTTCGAGCTGCCGGCACGCTTGCGCAGCCAGCGGCCAATGCTGGCCAGGACTGCGAAGGTGGCGAGCCAGCTCAAGGTCAGGATGAAAAAATCCGCCACCAAACGGGTGAACGGGCGATTTGAGTGTTTGCTGATCAAGGTGTCGACTTCGTCAGCGGCACGATCAGTGCGCAACCGCCAGGCGTCCAGGACGTTGTTGTCGATCGACAGTTGATCCTGCACGGTGTCCAGCCCTGTGGTGATAGCACCCAGCAAGCCACCCTGCACCAACGCGGATCTGTCATCTTCGGCCGCTGCGGTCTTGTCTGTAGCGCTCGTGGCCGGAGCTGGCGCGGCGGCGGGGGCGGCCGGTGCGGCGGCCAGTAAATGGGTACTAAAGAGGAGTATTGCCAACAACGCGAGGTTACGTTTCAGACTGAACACGGGGAGGGCCTTTGTGGTCGTTACCTCAGTGACTGATCGTTCTGGGCCGCGCAAGTTCGGCCACTGTTGATGAACAACACGATAATATCCGGCGTTGTTCTCTGGTTTATTTGCTCCACAGGAAGGTAGTCATCTGTAGCGATTGAGCTGCGCGCTGGGTATTGATTGCGCGTGGCGGGCGCTTATGCCCATCACTCGTAGGGGGCAAGCCTCTCGCTACAGATCGATGCTGCCTCCTGCATTTTTTCCATCGTGGCGCTGGTGAGCGTCACTGCTGTCAAGGCTGACTCATGTCCTCTACGACCTCCCATTCACGGGCGTTGCCCGGCAAACGCGAACAGTTTTCTACCCGCGTGGCGTTTTTCGTCACCGGTTTTTCCATGTCCAGTTGGGCGCCGCTGGTGCCGTTGGCCAAGCAGCGCGTTGGCATCGACGATGGAACCTTGGGCCTGGTGCTGCTGTGTCTGGGCGGTGGCTCCATTCTGGCCATGCCCCTGGCCGGCTACCTGACGGCACGGCTGGGTTGCCGCCGAGTGATCAGCGTCGCCGGGTTGTTGGTCTGCCTGATGCTGCCGCTGCTGGCCAGTGTTTCCAACCTGTCGGCATTGGTGGCGGCGGTGCTGGTGTTTGGCGCCGCCATGGGAATGCTCGACTGCGCGATCAATATCCAGGCGATCATCGTCGAGAAGGCCAGCGAGCGGGCCATGATGTCGGGCTTTCACGGGTTGTTCAGCCTCGGCGGGATCATCGGGGCAGCGGGCGTGACGGGGCTGCTCAGCGCAGGCCTGACGCCGCTGATCGCCATCCTGGTAGTAGTGGCGGTATTGCTGGTGGCGCTTTATCGCGCAGCAGCGCATCTGCTGCCGTTTGGCAGTGCCAGCGACGGACCGTTGTTCGCCGTGCCTCACGGCATCGTGCTGTTCCTCAGCGTGCTGTGCTTCATCGTATTCCTCACCGAGGGTGCGATGCTGGACTGGAGCGCGGTATTTCTGGTGTCGCAGCGGCACATGGACGCCAGCTATGCAGGCCTCGGCTATGCCGCCTTCGCCGCAACCATGACCGTGGGCCGGCTGACGGGCGATGCCATCGTCAACCGCCTCGGTGGGGCGCGGGTGACCATCCTCGGCGGTGCCTGTGCTGCCGCTGGTATCGCGATTTCGCTATGGGTACCGGCCTGGCCGGCGGCGCTGCTGGGCTATGCCTTGGTCGGGGCAGGATGCTCGAACATCGTGCCGGTGCTCTACACCGCAGTCGGGCGGCAGACCAGCATGCCGCAGAGCGCGGCCATTCCGGCGATGACCTCGTTGGGCTACGCGGGGATTCTCATGGGGCCAGCGGCGATCGGCTTGATTTCCCACCTCAGCAGTTTGTCGCTGGCCATCGGCGTGTTGATCCCGTTGCTACTGGCGGTTGCCTGCAGCGGTCGCTATCTGCGTCAGTAGTGCGGCACATCCGAGGAAACCGTCAGCGCCGTGCGGGTGTCTATCTTCAACACTCAGCGATCGGGAGCCTCACCATGCACCTGGAAGGATCTTGCCATTGCGGCGCCGTCACCTTCAGCCTCGACAGCGCCCACCCGTACCCTTATCAACGCTGCTACTGCTCGATTTGCCGCAAGACCCAGGGCGGTGGCGGCTATGCCATCAACCTGGGTGGCGATGCGACGACCCTCAAGGTCCAGGGCCGCAAGAACATCAGCATCTATCACGCGAAAATGCGCGAGAAGGGCGAGCAACGCAGCCACGCCAGTAGCGCCGAGCGGCATTTCTGCCACCTGTGCGCAAGTGCGTTGTGGCTGTTCAGCCCTGAATGGCCAGAGCTGATTCACCCCTTCGCCAGCGCCATCGATACACCGCTACCCGTGCCGCCGGAGCATACCCATTTGTTGCTCGACTCCAAGGCGCCCTGGGTCGAGGTCCAGGCCGGGCCCAAGGACCAGCAGTTCGAAAAATATCCCAAGGAGTCGATCGCCGACTGGCATCAGCGGTTGGGGTTGGAGAAATAGAGGCCGTTCGAATCGCCCTCTATCTCAGATCTTCCACCGCCGCGCGGTGCGCGCAAGCTTGCCCTGCATGGCATCCAACGTGTGCGACAGCTGCACGGTCATCATCTGATAACCCACCCATTCGGCGGGCACGGCGCGCAGTGGCGGGGCATCCATCTGGCGTTCCAGTCTATCGATGGCGCCCGCCTGCAGGGCGCGCGCCATGGCGATGAACTGATGACGAATCTTGCGGTGCTCGCCCAGCAGGTTGTCACGCAGCACCGCCATGGCCCCTTCGTCATTGACGTTGGGACGCAGGTTGCCGAGCAATTCAAGGCTGCTCAGGCACATGCGGAACAAGCGCTGGATCTCGTCCAGCTGAGTCATGGATACCTTGACTTCCTTGGACACCGACGGCATCAGCGAGCGCAGTTGCAGCATGGTCGCGTTGAGTCGGTTCATGAGCCTGACCAATTCGTCGCTGCTCACCGATTCGCCGTTGATGAGCCGCGCATGCACCTGTGCGCAATCACGCAAGCCACTGGCGAGGTTGTAGCGCCACGAGTACACCGCATACAGCGGCAACGCGAAGGAGAACGCCAGCGCCAGGGCGATGCCGATGAGGATATCGACCGTGCGCCACAAACCGTCGGACATCGGATTGTCGCCATGGCCGGCGACGATGAACAGGGTAATCGCCGACAGCAATGCCGTGTAGCCGCCCTTGCCAATGGCGTGATAGGCGAAAAACCCGCAGGCCAGGCACATCAGCACGTAGGTCAGCAGGGGCAGGCCCAGATAGTTCTGCTGTGCCACCAGCGCCAGGCCCAGGCCGGCGCCGATCAAGGTACCCCAGGCGCGCTCGATGGATTTCTTGCCGATGTTGCCGTGGTGTTGCAAGCCGCCGATGACGATCAGCAGTGTCACCGAGGCCCACTCGCCATGGGGCAGGTTCAGGCCGGTGGTCAGCAAAATGCTCGCGAGCAGACTGACCACGATGCGGCCGGCGTGAATAAGCCGCGCATGCCGATACCGGCGATAAGGGTCCAGGAGCGGGCGCAACACGCGCCGCAACCAAAAAGGCAGGGGAAAAGTTTTCTGTAATTTCATGGGTTAACTGACCATCATTGGGCTGATTATATCCTGACACAACTTTATAACTGCGAGGCTCATCGTCGCATGCCAGTGCTCCAACGCTTCAGGGGTTTCTTTGTTCAAGCGGCGCGGGCCATGGGCCTGGTGTGGCAGACGTCACGCGGGCTGTTCATCGGCCTGATCATCGCCACCCTCGTGGCGGGGATGTTGCCAGCGCTGGCGGCCTGGGTCGGGCAGCGTATCGTCGACGCGGTGGTGCACTCCATGGCCCTGCCGCCCAGCGCGTCAGGCCCACCGCTGTGGCCGGTGTTGCGATATGTGTTGCTGGAGGCCGGTGTGCTGGCCTTGCTGGCGGCCGCGCAACGGGGGCTGTCGGTGCAGCAATCCTTGCTGCGCGCGCAGTTGGGGCAGAAGGTCAATCTGCTGATCCTTGAAAAGGCCCAGACGTTGTCGCTGCTGCAGTTTGAAAACTCCGAGTTCTACGACAAGCTGGTGCGCGTGCGTCGCGAAGCATCGACGCGGCCACTGGCTTTGGTGACCAAATCACTGGGGCTGGTGCAGAACCTGATCCAGCTGATCAGCTTCGCCGTGCTGCTGGTGCACTTTTCGCCTTGGGCGCTGGCGATATTGCTGATCGGCGCACTGCCGGTATTTTTTGCCGAGGCGCATTTCTCTGGGGATGCGTTCCGCCTGTTCACCCGGCGCGCCCCGGAAAGCCGTCGGCAAAGCTATATCGAAGCGCTGCTGTCCCAGGAGGCGCACATCAAGGAGGTCAAGCTGTTCGGCTTCGCGCCCCTGCTGTTGCAACGTTATCGCGACGCCTATGGCCGGCTCTATGCCGAGGACCGGCGCCTGACCTTGCGGCGCGACAGTTGGGGATTCGCCCTCGGGTTGCTGGGCACCGCAGCGTTTTACCTGGCGTATGCCTGGGTGGTGATCGACACCGTGAGCGGGCATATCAGCCTGGGGCAGATGACCATGTATCTGGTGCTGTTCAAGCAGGGGCAAAGCGCGGTGAGCAGCAGTCTGAGTGCGATCGGCGGCTTGTACGAAGATGGCTTGTACCTGGCGGATCTGCATGAGTATCTGGCGCAGCCGGTCACTACCGTTGGCGGCAGCCTGACCGTGGGGATCAAGCCGGGCGACGGCCTGCGTCTCGAAGGCGTGGGGTTTCGCTATCCTGGTGCCGGACGCATGACGCTCGAAGGCATCGACCTGCACCTGGCGCCTGGGCGCAGCGTAGCGCTGGTGGGCGAAAACGGTTCGGGCAAGACCACGCTGATCAAGCTGATCACCCGTCTTTATCAGCCCGAGCAGGGCCGCATCCTGTTGGATGGCAGCGACCTGCAAAGTTGGGATGAAGCCGCGCTGCGTGAGCGCATCGGGGTGATCTTCCAGGATTACATTCGCTATCAGTTTTCGGTCGGCGAGAACCTCGGTGTGGGCGATGTGCGCGCGTTCGACGATCACCAGCGCTGGCAGGAAGCTGCGGAGCAGGGCATGGCGGCGCCCTTTATCGAAGGCCTGGCCCAGGGCTATGGCACGCAATTGGGCCGTTGGTTTGCGGGAGGGCAGGAGCTGTCGGGCGGGCAATGGCAGAAGATCGCCTTGTCGCGGGCCTATATGCGCCGTGAGGCTGACATTCTCATTCTGGACGAGCCCACGGCGGCACTCGACGCCAGCGCCGAAGCGGCGGTGTTCGAACACTTTCGCAAATATGCGCGCGGACGTATGACGCTGTTGATCAGCCACCGCTTTTCCAGCGTGCGCAATGCCGAGCATATTGTCGTGCTGGATCAGGGCAGGGTGCTGGAGCGCGGCGACCACGCCAGCCTGATGGCGGCTGGCGGGCGTTATGCGCAGTTGTTCGATCTGCAGGCGCGGGGGTATAGGTGATGCCAACCCTGATCTACTTGCCCTCGAACGGCCCCATCGCCGCGAACGCACCGCCCTGATAGATACGTTGCGGATCGTCGGCCGGTAGCGGCGGCAAGGCTTCGACCTTCTCGCGGAACGGCTCGGAGCTGTCCTTGGGCTTATAGCCCAGGTGCGCGGCATAACGGTTGTCCCACCAGCCGGCTTTGTTGTCCGAGACCCCATAAACCACGGTATGCCCTACGTCGCTGGCGTACAGCGCGCGCTCCATCAACTGCACCAGGTCGTCATAGCTGAACCAGGTGGCCAGCATCCGCACGTTCTGCGGTTCCGGGAAGGACGAGCCGATGCGCACACTGACGGTCTCGATGCCATAACGATCGAAATAGAAACTCGCCAGGTCTTCACCATACGACTTCGACAGCCCGTAATAGCTGTCCGGGCGTCGCAGGCAATGGGCGTCCAGGGTCTCGGTCTGCTGATGAAAACCGATGACGTGGTTGGAACTGGCGAAGATCACCCGCTTGACCCCATGGCGCCGGGCCGCCTCGTAGATATGAAAGGTGCCGCAGATGTTGGCGCCGAGGATGGTTTCGAACGAATGCTCGGTGGACACTCCACCAAAGTGCAGGATCGCATCGACGCCTTCGACGAGCTGGTCGACGGCCTGTTTGTCGGCCAGGTCGCAGCGCACGACCTCCTCGTGCGCCGAAGTCGCTGCAGGCATCTCGGCGATATCGGACAGCCGCAGGATGTTGGCGTAGGGCTTGAGGCGCTCGCGCAGGACCTTGCCCAGGCCGCCAGCGGCACCGGTCAGCAAAAGGCG
Proteins encoded:
- a CDS encoding mechanosensitive ion channel family protein produces the protein MFSLKRNLALLAILLFSTHLLAAAPAAPAAAPAPATSATDKTAAAEDDRSALVQGGLLGAITTGLDTVQDQLSIDNNVLDAWRLRTDRAADEVDTLISKHSNRPFTRLVADFFILTLSWLATFAVLASIGRWLRKRAGSSKFFRARVRILGLLGYLLAWTLPAMASLPVTLAVSHQLDLSVTRALALCLAYSTTSGIFSTTLILCVITLFDVGHKHRAVQILRNYAPLRLFAIGFLAALSDAFDSPQIARQFGGNLASSLAVFTGLVATLMFAALVIHVRRPVAHLIRNRPLKQRHEHRAIQETLRIFSGLWYWPILLMILVSLVHLIGAQENSQATLQRALMTTVLLVSAVFASTLMHHVFRPHEQAAAEQIRPYRELLRSLLHALSRIAIAVAFIEILGRIWGVSVLAFAANNSFGRAISNSLSSIGLILLVTWLLWVVIDTAIQEALKPAVGKRSTRQPSTRVKTILPMMRNAVKIVLVVICTITTMANLGINVAPLLAGAGVVGLAIGFGSQQLVQDVITGLFILIEDTIAIGDWVVLDSGHAGTVESLTIRTLRLRDGKGFVHSVPFGQIKAVTNQSRQFAYAFFSVQVSYDSDIDEALQIIRDVGQQISEDLLLKNNLQGPLQVFGVDKMDLSGITLTAQFRTISGGQYGVSRSFNERLKKSVDQTDKVNFAQYYPGTLALPAPS
- a CDS encoding MFS transporter; the encoded protein is MSSTTSHSRALPGKREQFSTRVAFFVTGFSMSSWAPLVPLAKQRVGIDDGTLGLVLLCLGGGSILAMPLAGYLTARLGCRRVISVAGLLVCLMLPLLASVSNLSALVAAVLVFGAAMGMLDCAINIQAIIVEKASERAMMSGFHGLFSLGGIIGAAGVTGLLSAGLTPLIAILVVVAVLLVALYRAAAHLLPFGSASDGPLFAVPHGIVLFLSVLCFIVFLTEGAMLDWSAVFLVSQRHMDASYAGLGYAAFAATMTVGRLTGDAIVNRLGGARVTILGGACAAAGIAISLWVPAWPAALLGYALVGAGCSNIVPVLYTAVGRQTSMPQSAAIPAMTSLGYAGILMGPAAIGLISHLSSLSLAIGVLIPLLLAVACSGRYLRQ
- a CDS encoding GFA family protein; translated protein: MHLEGSCHCGAVTFSLDSAHPYPYQRCYCSICRKTQGGGGYAINLGGDATTLKVQGRKNISIYHAKMREKGEQRSHASSAERHFCHLCASALWLFSPEWPELIHPFASAIDTPLPVPPEHTHLLLDSKAPWVEVQAGPKDQQFEKYPKESIADWHQRLGLEK
- a CDS encoding FUSC family protein yields the protein MKLQKTFPLPFWLRRVLRPLLDPYRRYRHARLIHAGRIVVSLLASILLTTGLNLPHGEWASVTLLIVIGGLQHHGNIGKKSIERAWGTLIGAGLGLALVAQQNYLGLPLLTYVLMCLACGFFAYHAIGKGGYTALLSAITLFIVAGHGDNPMSDGLWRTVDILIGIALALAFSFALPLYAVYSWRYNLASGLRDCAQVHARLINGESVSSDELVRLMNRLNATMLQLRSLMPSVSKEVKVSMTQLDEIQRLFRMCLSSLELLGNLRPNVNDEGAMAVLRDNLLGEHRKIRHQFIAMARALQAGAIDRLERQMDAPPLRAVPAEWVGYQMMTVQLSHTLDAMQGKLARTARRWKI
- a CDS encoding ABC transporter ATP-binding protein encodes the protein MPVLQRFRGFFVQAARAMGLVWQTSRGLFIGLIIATLVAGMLPALAAWVGQRIVDAVVHSMALPPSASGPPLWPVLRYVLLEAGVLALLAAAQRGLSVQQSLLRAQLGQKVNLLILEKAQTLSLLQFENSEFYDKLVRVRREASTRPLALVTKSLGLVQNLIQLISFAVLLVHFSPWALAILLIGALPVFFAEAHFSGDAFRLFTRRAPESRRQSYIEALLSQEAHIKEVKLFGFAPLLLQRYRDAYGRLYAEDRRLTLRRDSWGFALGLLGTAAFYLAYAWVVIDTVSGHISLGQMTMYLVLFKQGQSAVSSSLSAIGGLYEDGLYLADLHEYLAQPVTTVGGSLTVGIKPGDGLRLEGVGFRYPGAGRMTLEGIDLHLAPGRSVALVGENGSGKTTLIKLITRLYQPEQGRILLDGSDLQSWDEAALRERIGVIFQDYIRYQFSVGENLGVGDVRAFDDHQRWQEAAEQGMAAPFIEGLAQGYGTQLGRWFAGGQELSGGQWQKIALSRAYMRREADILILDEPTAALDASAEAAVFEHFRKYARGRMTLLISHRFSSVRNAEHIVVLDQGRVLERGDHASLMAAGGRYAQLFDLQARGYR
- a CDS encoding NAD(P)-dependent oxidoreductase; this encodes MSSSPTPFNRLLLTGAAGGLGKVLRERLKPYANILRLSDIAEMPAATSAHEEVVRCDLADKQAVDQLVEGVDAILHFGGVSTEHSFETILGANICGTFHIYEAARRHGVKRVIFASSNHVIGFHQQTETLDAHCLRRPDSYYGLSKSYGEDLASFYFDRYGIETVSVRIGSSFPEPQNVRMLATWFSYDDLVQLMERALYASDVGHTVVYGVSDNKAGWWDNRYAAHLGYKPKDSSEPFREKVEALPPLPADDPQRIYQGGAFAAMGPFEGK